In Candidatus Deferrimicrobium sp., a genomic segment contains:
- a CDS encoding sigma-54 dependent transcriptional regulator has protein sequence MKEYVLVVDDEQSLRQVLELFFKKEGFEVDTASSLAEAEAAIAANAYDLVLTDLKMAQPDDGLKVLRAAVQKNPWTQVIVLTAYATVETAKEAIRYGAYDYLTKPFDNLNLRKLVRAALARKEDDAGRRKALRESVQGTSSFEGIVGRSEAILGVFELIDRVAPTDANVMILGESGTGKELVAAALHARSPRKEFPFVPINCAAIPENLIESELFGHVRGAFTGAVQTKKGLFETAHRGTLFLDEVGELPQPMQSKLLRSLQERSFRRVGGNEDITIDIRIVCASKRDLHREMVEGRFRDDLYFRLNVIQVFVPPLRDRREDIPALAAHFLAKFSEKHGKPIARIDGEAMRAMLAYDFPGNVRELENLLERATIMETKNVMSIGSLPPNVTKSVTPEKMETGQNQEFFPEEGIFLDTEMDRLEKNRLLNALEKTGGNRTEAAKLLNISLRSIRYRLQKHGIE, from the coding sequence TTGAAAGAGTACGTTCTCGTCGTCGACGACGAGCAGAGCCTTCGGCAAGTGCTCGAACTCTTCTTCAAGAAGGAGGGGTTCGAGGTCGACACGGCCTCCTCCCTCGCCGAGGCGGAAGCCGCGATCGCGGCGAACGCGTACGACCTTGTCCTCACCGACCTGAAGATGGCGCAGCCCGACGACGGGTTGAAGGTATTACGCGCGGCTGTGCAGAAAAACCCGTGGACCCAGGTGATCGTGCTCACCGCCTACGCAACCGTCGAGACGGCCAAGGAGGCGATCCGTTACGGAGCGTACGACTACCTCACCAAGCCGTTCGACAACTTGAATCTCCGCAAACTGGTGCGCGCCGCCCTCGCGCGAAAGGAAGATGATGCCGGCCGCAGGAAGGCGCTGCGCGAATCGGTTCAGGGGACCTCCTCCTTCGAGGGGATCGTCGGTCGAAGCGAGGCGATCCTGGGAGTTTTCGAGCTGATCGACCGGGTGGCCCCCACCGATGCCAACGTGATGATCCTGGGGGAGAGCGGCACGGGAAAGGAGCTGGTGGCGGCTGCCCTCCACGCCCGCAGCCCCCGGAAAGAGTTCCCCTTCGTCCCGATCAATTGCGCCGCCATTCCCGAAAACCTCATCGAGAGCGAACTGTTCGGGCACGTGCGCGGTGCCTTCACCGGGGCCGTTCAGACGAAAAAGGGGCTCTTCGAGACGGCGCACCGCGGGACCCTCTTCCTCGACGAGGTGGGCGAGCTTCCCCAGCCGATGCAGAGCAAGCTGCTGCGCTCCCTCCAGGAGCGGTCGTTCCGCCGGGTCGGAGGGAACGAGGACATCACCATCGATATCCGGATCGTATGCGCCTCGAAGAGGGACCTGCACCGGGAGATGGTCGAGGGGCGGTTCCGGGACGACCTCTACTTCCGTCTCAACGTCATCCAGGTGTTCGTTCCCCCCTTGCGGGATCGCCGCGAGGACATTCCGGCGCTGGCCGCCCATTTCCTCGCGAAATTCTCGGAGAAGCACGGCAAGCCGATAGCGCGGATCGACGGTGAGGCGATGCGGGCGATGCTCGCCTACGACTTCCCCGGCAACGTGCGGGAGCTGGAAAATCTCCTTGAGCGGGCGACGATCATGGAGACAAAAAATGTCATGTCGATCGGCTCCCTCCCTCCGAATGTGACAAAATCTGTCACTCCGGAGAAGATGGAGACAGGGCAAAATCAGGAATTTTTCCCAGAAGAGGGGATATTTCTCGACACGGAGATGGACCGCCTGGAAAAGAATCGTCTGTTGAACGCCCTGGAAAAAACGGGAGGAAATCGCACGGAAGCAGCGAAATTGTTGAATATTTCCCTTCGATCGATTCGGTACCGGCTGCAGAAGCACGGGATCGAGTGA
- the topA gene encoding type I DNA topoisomerase, translated as MARSLVVIESPTKAKTTRGTMPVPLLIVESPTKARTLSGFLGNRYRVMASVGHVRDLPNNASEVPETIKGKEWGSMAVDVDHDFQPYYVVSSDRRGTIRDMKAAMKDASEVLLATDPDREGESISWHLLELLKPKVPVHRIVFHEITEEAVRDAIAHSRELDRNLVDAQESRRILDRLFGYKVSPVLWKRVAPKLSAGRVQSVAVRLVVEREEERKVFRKAGFWNLEATLRGEGREFTATLVRVDGKRIAVGKDFDAATGKPGNGTVRVLDGASSAALAETLRGSIPWEVTGVEEKPVTQHPAPPFITSTLQQEANRKLGFSADRTMSAAQKLFDSGVISYHRTDSTTLSDKALQESGRTIRGMYGDTYYGGARRYQKKVKNAQEAHEAIRPTDFSLTPERTGSRFHGDEARVYELIWKRTVASQMADAKLLRTTVEITAAGEGGTPCVFTASGKVIQFPGYLRAYVEGSDDPAAELGDKETLLPASRAGDRVSLPGGGAALSLLDLSPKSHETTPPPRYTDASLVKRLEEDGIGRPSTYASIIKTILERGYVWRQGKALVPTFTAFVVTMFLKEYFRTLVELGFTGSIEEKLDLISNGDLERLAFLQEFYFGDGRGWLGLKNMVEKGNDQWGDYPSYPVGEDPATGKPIVVKVGRYGPYVQRGAGGKGNTVSLQARIAPAEFGLKEALALLKAEDAGPRILGVDPKSGMTVYAMTGRFGPYVQLGETPEKIKKGTKSPKGMKSPKPPKPRRASLPKGETVEGITLETALRLLSLPREIGLHPDDAVAVESNFGRFGPYVKHGDVFRSLESEEQVFAITLDEAVELLRQPKRARKRPFGAAKAAPLKEFGANPAGVVIKVFDGRYGPYITDGTVNATIPKGVALESITLESALELLSEKAAKGPSKRSAKR; from the coding sequence ACGTTGATCACGATTTCCAGCCGTATTACGTCGTCTCGTCGGACCGCAGGGGTACCATCCGTGACATGAAGGCAGCCATGAAGGACGCGTCGGAAGTTCTCCTTGCGACCGATCCGGACAGGGAGGGAGAGTCGATCAGTTGGCATCTCCTCGAACTGTTGAAGCCGAAGGTGCCCGTCCACCGCATCGTTTTCCACGAGATCACGGAAGAGGCGGTTCGCGACGCGATCGCACATTCCCGGGAGCTCGATCGCAACCTCGTGGATGCGCAGGAAAGTCGACGGATCCTTGATCGGCTGTTCGGATACAAGGTATCGCCGGTGCTTTGGAAACGGGTTGCGCCGAAACTGAGTGCGGGCCGCGTGCAGAGTGTCGCGGTGCGATTGGTTGTCGAGCGGGAGGAGGAGCGGAAAGTCTTCCGGAAAGCCGGATTCTGGAATCTCGAGGCAACGTTGAGGGGGGAAGGACGGGAGTTCACGGCGACGCTCGTTCGGGTGGATGGGAAGCGTATCGCTGTCGGTAAGGATTTCGATGCCGCCACGGGGAAACCTGGGAACGGCACGGTGAGGGTGCTCGACGGGGCGAGTTCCGCGGCACTGGCGGAAACGTTGCGTGGCTCGATCCCCTGGGAGGTTACGGGGGTGGAGGAAAAGCCCGTGACGCAGCACCCCGCTCCGCCATTCATCACCTCGACACTGCAGCAGGAAGCCAACCGGAAACTCGGGTTCTCCGCCGACCGGACGATGTCGGCGGCGCAGAAACTGTTCGATTCCGGCGTGATCTCCTATCACCGGACCGACTCGACGACCCTGTCGGACAAGGCGCTGCAGGAGTCGGGTCGCACGATTCGTGGGATGTATGGGGACACGTATTACGGCGGTGCGCGCCGCTATCAGAAAAAGGTCAAGAACGCGCAAGAAGCGCACGAGGCGATTCGGCCGACGGACTTCTCTTTGACTCCCGAAAGGACCGGAAGTCGCTTTCATGGGGACGAAGCCAGGGTGTACGAACTGATCTGGAAGCGGACGGTGGCGTCCCAGATGGCCGACGCGAAGCTGCTGCGCACAACCGTCGAAATCACGGCGGCCGGAGAGGGCGGCACCCCCTGCGTCTTCACCGCTTCCGGCAAGGTCATTCAATTTCCGGGATACCTTCGCGCCTACGTGGAGGGGAGCGACGATCCGGCGGCCGAACTGGGGGACAAGGAGACGTTGCTTCCGGCCTCCAGGGCGGGGGACCGTGTATCCCTGCCGGGCGGCGGCGCGGCGCTCTCGTTGCTGGACCTCTCGCCGAAATCGCACGAGACGACACCTCCTCCCCGGTACACCGACGCGTCGCTCGTCAAGCGGCTGGAGGAGGACGGCATCGGGCGCCCGTCCACCTACGCGTCGATCATAAAGACCATCCTGGAACGGGGATATGTATGGCGGCAGGGGAAGGCGCTTGTACCGACGTTTACGGCCTTCGTCGTCACGATGTTTCTGAAGGAATATTTCCGTACGTTGGTCGAGCTGGGGTTTACCGGGAGTATCGAAGAGAAACTCGATCTCATCTCCAACGGCGACCTGGAACGTCTGGCGTTCCTCCAGGAATTCTATTTCGGGGATGGGCGGGGATGGCTCGGTTTGAAAAATATGGTCGAGAAGGGAAATGACCAGTGGGGTGACTATCCGTCGTATCCGGTCGGTGAGGATCCGGCGACGGGGAAGCCGATCGTCGTTAAAGTCGGCCGCTATGGGCCCTACGTCCAGCGAGGTGCAGGAGGGAAGGGGAATACGGTTTCACTGCAAGCCCGCATTGCTCCAGCAGAATTCGGGTTGAAAGAGGCTCTCGCATTACTGAAAGCTGAGGATGCCGGCCCAAGAATCCTCGGTGTCGATCCGAAGTCCGGGATGACGGTGTACGCCATGACGGGAAGGTTCGGGCCCTACGTGCAACTCGGCGAGACCCCGGAGAAGATAAAGAAGGGGACGAAGAGTCCGAAGGGGATGAAATCTCCGAAGCCTCCGAAGCCGCGGAGGGCTTCTCTGCCGAAGGGGGAGACGGTCGAAGGCATCACTCTGGAGACCGCGTTGCGTTTATTGTCGCTGCCGCGGGAGATCGGCCTCCATCCGGATGACGCAGTAGCGGTCGAATCGAATTTCGGCCGATTTGGCCCATACGTGAAGCATGGAGATGTCTTCCGATCGCTGGAATCCGAGGAGCAGGTGTTCGCGATTACCCTCGATGAAGCCGTGGAGTTGCTTCGGCAACCGAAACGTGCCCGGAAGCGTCCGTTCGGCGCTGCAAAGGCAGCCCCGCTCAAGGAGTTTGGCGCGAATCCGGCCGGGGTGGTTATCAAGGTATTCGATGGCCGTTATGGGCCCTACATAACCGACGGCACCGTCAATGCTACGATACCGAAAGGTGTCGCGCTCGAATCGATCACGCTCGAAAGCGCCTTGGAGTTATTGTCCGAGAAGGCGGCGAAGGGTCCATCGAAAAGATCCGCGAAGAGGTGA